A single genomic interval of Microbacterium hydrocarbonoxydans harbors:
- a CDS encoding MFS transporter, producing MSTTTAPANPRSRVITASLVGTTIEFYDFYAYATAAVLVFPVLFFPTGNDTTSLLSSFAVFGAAMVARPIGAVVFGHFGDKFGRKATLVASLLTMGIATFIIGLLPTFQQIGWWAALLLLIMRLAQGFALGGEWSGAALVATENAPAGKRAWYGTFPQLGAPLGFIIANFLFLGINWLLPHAENPALKSEAFLSWGWRIPFLFSAVMVIIGLWVRLKLVESDTFKKAEKKGAIRKLPLATVFRHHWKQLILGTFIMLATYVLFYLMTNFTLAYGTKPASLETASAAAQAAAEATGKDFDAAAFAAQFYPGLGFGYTDFVLMQIVGVVFFGIFTLLSGPIADAIGRRKLLLWVTGLIIVFGFTFNAFLLPAMDPKFTGALAQAFLVFGFMLMGATFGPMGALLPELFPTNVRYTGSAISYNVSSILGAAVAPLIALWLWELGDGAPWLVGLYLSAMGVLTFVALLLSKETKDNDYHDDLGVAAAVEL from the coding sequence ATGAGTACGACCACAGCGCCCGCGAATCCGCGCTCGCGCGTCATCACCGCGAGCCTCGTCGGCACGACGATCGAGTTCTACGACTTCTACGCGTACGCGACAGCCGCCGTGCTCGTGTTCCCTGTGCTGTTCTTCCCCACGGGCAACGACACCACCTCGCTCCTGTCGTCGTTCGCCGTCTTCGGGGCCGCCATGGTGGCACGCCCGATCGGCGCCGTTGTGTTCGGCCACTTCGGTGACAAGTTCGGCCGCAAGGCGACGCTGGTCGCCTCGCTGCTCACCATGGGCATCGCGACGTTCATCATCGGTCTGCTCCCCACCTTCCAGCAGATCGGCTGGTGGGCTGCCCTCCTGCTGCTGATCATGCGACTCGCGCAGGGCTTCGCACTCGGCGGCGAGTGGTCGGGGGCCGCGCTGGTCGCCACCGAGAACGCCCCCGCAGGCAAGCGCGCTTGGTACGGCACGTTCCCGCAGCTGGGCGCTCCGCTCGGCTTCATCATCGCCAACTTCCTCTTCCTCGGCATCAACTGGCTGCTGCCGCATGCAGAGAACCCCGCCCTCAAGTCCGAGGCGTTCCTGTCGTGGGGCTGGCGCATCCCGTTCCTGTTCTCGGCCGTCATGGTCATCATCGGCCTGTGGGTGCGCCTCAAGCTCGTCGAGTCCGACACGTTCAAGAAGGCGGAGAAGAAGGGCGCGATCCGCAAGCTGCCGCTCGCGACAGTGTTCCGCCACCACTGGAAGCAGCTGATCCTCGGCACGTTCATCATGCTGGCGACCTATGTGCTCTTCTACCTGATGACGAACTTCACCCTCGCCTACGGCACGAAGCCCGCGTCGCTCGAGACAGCATCCGCGGCCGCACAGGCGGCTGCCGAGGCGACCGGCAAGGACTTCGACGCCGCGGCCTTCGCAGCCCAGTTCTACCCCGGCCTCGGGTTCGGCTACACCGACTTCGTGCTCATGCAGATCGTCGGCGTCGTGTTCTTCGGTATCTTCACGCTGCTCTCCGGTCCGATCGCCGATGCCATCGGACGTCGCAAGCTGCTGCTCTGGGTGACCGGCCTCATCATCGTGTTCGGCTTCACCTTCAACGCGTTCCTGCTCCCCGCCATGGATCCGAAGTTCACCGGCGCCCTCGCGCAGGCGTTCCTCGTGTTCGGATTCATGCTCATGGGTGCCACGTTCGGCCCCATGGGAGCCCTGCTGCCTGAGCTGTTCCCGACGAACGTCCGCTACACCGGCTCGGCGATCTCGTACAACGTGTCGTCGATCCTCGGCGCGGCCGTCGCTCCGCTCATCGCGCTGTGGCTCTGGGAGCTCGGCGACGGCGCCCCGTGGCTCGTGGGTCTATACCTGTCGGCGATGGGCGTGCTGACGTTCGTCGCGCTGCTGCTGTCGAAGGAGACGAAGGACAACGACTACCACGACGACCTCGGCGTCGCAGCGGCCGTGGAGCTCTGA
- a CDS encoding S66 family peptidase produces MLAAPKPVPGDRVAVLSPAFAAPAVAPELHEQALRRLRELTGLVPVEYPTTRVLDASPEARAADVNAAFADPSIRAILATIGGDDQILVVPHLDAALPLADPKPFLGYSDNTNILSWLWGLGVRGYYGGSTAVHLGPGPAVDDVHLRSLRAALLEGGTVEITEPGESEDVGRRWADPRALTEYGDRVATEDWTWSGPRVRVEGRTWGGCLEVIDQLALADRLPTAYDLRGGILLLETSEERPSASWVARWVRGLGERGMLDAVAGVVVARPAVSDFEFLPSAAEADALRAAQRDAVIETVARYNPDAVVCVGVPFGHTRPQWIVPYGGTMVLDGATRTITAAY; encoded by the coding sequence ATGCTGGCTGCACCGAAACCCGTCCCCGGCGACCGCGTCGCCGTCCTGTCTCCCGCCTTCGCCGCGCCCGCGGTGGCTCCGGAGCTCCACGAGCAGGCGCTCCGCAGACTCCGCGAGCTCACGGGGCTCGTCCCCGTCGAGTACCCGACGACCCGGGTGCTCGATGCGAGTCCCGAGGCTCGCGCGGCCGACGTCAACGCGGCGTTCGCCGATCCGAGCATCCGCGCGATCCTGGCGACCATCGGCGGCGATGACCAGATCCTGGTGGTGCCGCATCTCGACGCGGCGCTCCCGCTCGCCGACCCGAAGCCGTTCCTGGGTTACAGCGACAACACCAACATCCTCAGCTGGCTCTGGGGTCTGGGCGTCCGCGGGTACTACGGCGGGTCCACGGCGGTGCACCTGGGACCAGGGCCCGCTGTCGACGATGTGCATCTGCGCTCGCTGCGCGCGGCGCTGCTCGAGGGCGGCACGGTCGAGATCACCGAACCCGGGGAGTCGGAGGACGTCGGCAGGCGCTGGGCCGACCCGCGTGCGCTCACGGAGTACGGCGACAGGGTGGCGACCGAGGACTGGACCTGGTCTGGTCCGCGAGTGCGGGTCGAGGGGCGGACCTGGGGTGGCTGCCTCGAGGTCATCGACCAGCTCGCCCTCGCCGACCGGCTGCCGACGGCGTACGACCTGCGCGGCGGCATCCTTCTGCTGGAGACGAGCGAGGAGCGTCCGTCCGCGAGCTGGGTGGCGCGCTGGGTGCGGGGCCTGGGGGAGCGGGGGATGCTCGACGCCGTCGCCGGGGTCGTCGTCGCGCGTCCGGCGGTGAGCGACTTCGAGTTCCTGCCGTCGGCGGCTGAGGCGGATGCGCTGCGGGCCGCGCAGCGCGATGCCGTGATCGAGACGGTGGCGCGCTACAACCCGGATGCCGTGGTGTGCGTCGGCGTCCCCTTCGGTCACACGCGCCCGCAGTGGATCGTGCCCTACGGCGGCACGATGGTGCTGGACGGGGCGACCCGCACCATCACCGCCGCCTACTGA
- a CDS encoding ABC transporter ATP-binding protein, producing MSSTATSRRRGRGAPHDGPRATFRQLLPFLFEHKRTLIVVAILSVLGAATSLAQPLLVGRVIEAVQSDGALGVLVWVLVALVVVSSVISGYQHYLLQRTGTAVVYSSRRKLIARILHLPISEFDARRTGDLVSRVGTDTTLLYAVLTQGLADAVGSAILFLGALVAMLVIDPVLLLLIVVVIGASVTVVTLLSGRIRTASTAQQEKVGELASGVERAVGSIRTVRASGATERETETVSALASDAYGIGVRIAKISSLVVPIAGVALQVSLLVVLGVGGFRVAAGAITIASLITFIMFLFMLVMPLATTFGAITSVNQALGALGRIQEVLDLPTETQDDDAVAASIDRGQADPAAPAIEFRDVHFRYPENVVAARLAATREAQTLLADAHLDTTVDTAGDAGPSSAGDPTRAAERAVLRGVSFAVPRGTRVALVGPSGAGKSTILSLVERFYDPTGGSIRLYGHDARTYRREELRAQFGYVEQDAPTLAGTLADNLRLASPDASDADCEQVLRAVNLGDVLERDPLGLDAPVGEDGVMLSGGERQRLAIARALLTDAPILLLDESTSSLDGVNEQRMREAIDAVSTDRTLIVIAHRLSTVVDSDLIVVLEDGVVVGQGTHAELVESTPLYRDLARHQLLA from the coding sequence ATGTCCAGCACGGCGACGTCACGCCGACGCGGACGGGGCGCGCCGCACGACGGCCCGCGCGCCACCTTCCGCCAGCTCCTCCCCTTCCTGTTCGAGCACAAGCGCACCCTCATCGTGGTCGCGATCCTCAGCGTGCTCGGCGCCGCGACCTCCCTCGCCCAGCCGCTGCTCGTCGGCCGGGTCATCGAGGCCGTGCAGTCCGACGGAGCCCTCGGCGTCCTCGTCTGGGTGCTGGTGGCCCTCGTCGTCGTGTCGTCCGTCATCTCCGGCTATCAGCACTACCTGCTGCAGCGCACCGGGACCGCAGTGGTGTACTCCAGCCGTCGCAAGCTCATCGCCCGCATCCTGCACCTCCCGATCAGCGAGTTCGATGCCCGACGGACCGGCGACCTGGTGTCGCGCGTCGGAACCGACACCACGCTGCTCTACGCCGTGCTGACGCAGGGACTCGCGGATGCCGTCGGCAGCGCCATCCTTTTCCTCGGCGCTCTCGTCGCGATGCTCGTGATCGACCCGGTGCTGCTGCTGCTCATCGTGGTCGTGATCGGCGCCTCGGTCACCGTCGTCACCCTGCTCAGCGGTCGTATCCGCACCGCGTCCACCGCACAGCAGGAGAAGGTCGGCGAACTGGCCTCCGGCGTCGAGCGGGCCGTGGGCTCGATCCGCACGGTCCGCGCCTCCGGGGCGACGGAGCGGGAGACCGAGACGGTGTCGGCCCTCGCCTCGGACGCGTACGGCATCGGCGTCCGGATCGCCAAGATCTCCTCCCTCGTGGTCCCGATCGCAGGCGTGGCCCTGCAGGTCTCGCTCCTCGTCGTCCTGGGTGTCGGCGGGTTCCGCGTCGCAGCGGGTGCGATCACGATCGCCTCGCTGATCACCTTCATCATGTTCCTCTTCATGCTCGTGATGCCGCTCGCGACGACATTCGGAGCGATCACCTCCGTGAATCAGGCGCTGGGTGCTCTCGGGCGCATCCAGGAGGTGCTCGACCTCCCCACCGAGACCCAGGACGACGACGCCGTCGCGGCGTCGATCGACCGCGGGCAGGCCGACCCCGCCGCACCCGCGATCGAGTTCCGCGACGTGCACTTCCGCTACCCCGAGAACGTGGTGGCCGCGCGCCTCGCCGCGACCAGGGAGGCGCAGACCCTGCTCGCCGACGCGCACCTCGACACAACCGTGGACACAGCAGGTGACGCAGGACCCAGCTCCGCTGGCGACCCGACACGGGCGGCGGAGCGCGCGGTCCTGCGCGGCGTCTCGTTCGCCGTTCCGCGCGGCACCCGAGTGGCGCTGGTCGGCCCCAGCGGTGCAGGCAAGAGCACGATCCTCTCCCTCGTCGAGCGTTTCTACGACCCGACGGGCGGGTCGATCCGCCTGTACGGGCACGACGCGCGCACGTATCGGCGCGAGGAGCTGCGTGCGCAGTTCGGCTACGTCGAACAGGATGCGCCCACCCTCGCCGGCACTCTCGCCGACAACCTCCGCCTCGCCTCGCCCGACGCCTCGGATGCCGACTGCGAGCAGGTGCTGCGAGCCGTGAACCTCGGCGACGTGCTCGAGCGCGACCCGCTGGGCCTGGATGCCCCGGTCGGAGAGGACGGCGTCATGCTTTCCGGCGGTGAACGTCAGCGTCTCGCGATCGCGCGGGCCCTGCTCACGGATGCGCCCATCCTCCTGCTCGACGAGTCCACCTCATCCCTCGACGGCGTGAACGAGCAGCGGATGCGCGAGGCCATCGACGCGGTCTCGACCGACCGCACTCTGATCGTGATCGCGCACCGCCTCTCCACCGTCGTCGACAGCGATCTCATCGTGGTGCTCGAGGACGGCGTGGTCGTGGGTCAGGGCACGCATGCGGAGCTCGTGGAGTCGACGCCGCTGTACCGGGACCTCGCCCGCCACCAGCTGCTCGCCTGA
- a CDS encoding DUF4232 domain-containing protein, with protein sequence MRRGLIGGGVLALLWFVCGWLPHLLYSLGGSMATLSQLIPSPMMRGVFGSPVLWAAIVQVLMAVVLVGGFATLATWFAAGSATGLGTRRAVFAAGWLAAILTAFAVGAVLDLGDFFSWVGTFGVRGAIGTMGATPLTAWWAVLLGWIPALVLVLVPRSSGADGDADADAAAGAVPPRPPVGRANYAVAVVAAVALIALPFAALAGDSATQAQLRDEQATAQQQADPDGAAAPDPSASGDPVPTAAPSEGDAIEGACTSANTTILAPAPDGATGHRGQALSLVNVSEEACVVEGYPDVAYGDQNGHLLDVAVEPGRSFMAEDPGPSSITLQPGEAASAVIGWDANSVHGQLAARSLWIAVRPGEERLSWDVSLDIISGSTVHVTAWHPEVLPAG encoded by the coding sequence ATGCGGCGTGGTCTGATCGGCGGGGGCGTGCTCGCCCTCCTGTGGTTCGTCTGCGGCTGGCTGCCGCACCTGCTGTACTCGCTCGGCGGGAGCATGGCGACGCTCTCCCAGCTCATTCCCTCGCCCATGATGCGCGGTGTCTTCGGGAGCCCGGTGCTGTGGGCCGCGATCGTGCAGGTGCTGATGGCGGTCGTGCTCGTCGGCGGATTCGCCACGCTCGCCACCTGGTTCGCGGCGGGCTCCGCCACAGGACTCGGCACCCGGCGAGCCGTCTTCGCGGCCGGTTGGCTCGCCGCGATCCTGACCGCGTTCGCGGTCGGCGCCGTCCTCGATCTCGGCGACTTCTTCTCCTGGGTCGGTACGTTCGGCGTCCGCGGTGCGATCGGCACCATGGGAGCCACCCCGCTCACCGCGTGGTGGGCGGTGCTCCTGGGGTGGATCCCGGCGCTCGTGCTCGTACTCGTCCCGCGGTCGTCGGGTGCGGATGGAGATGCGGATGCGGATGCGGCTGCGGGTGCGGTGCCTCCTCGCCCTCCTGTAGGCAGGGCTAACTACGCCGTCGCGGTCGTCGCGGCCGTCGCGCTCATCGCCCTCCCGTTCGCCGCGCTCGCCGGCGACTCGGCGACCCAGGCTCAGCTGCGCGACGAGCAGGCGACAGCGCAGCAGCAGGCAGACCCGGACGGGGCCGCGGCGCCGGACCCGTCGGCGTCCGGCGACCCTGTGCCCACCGCCGCGCCCTCCGAGGGGGACGCCATCGAGGGTGCGTGCACGTCCGCGAACACGACGATCCTGGCGCCGGCGCCCGATGGCGCCACTGGGCACCGCGGACAGGCACTGTCGCTCGTGAACGTGTCGGAAGAGGCCTGCGTCGTCGAAGGCTATCCGGACGTCGCCTACGGAGACCAGAACGGGCATCTGCTCGACGTGGCCGTCGAGCCAGGCCGCTCGTTCATGGCGGAGGACCCTGGCCCCTCGTCGATCACCCTGCAACCGGGGGAGGCCGCCTCGGCGGTCATCGGCTGGGACGCGAACTCGGTGCACGGGCAGCTCGCGGCGCGCAGTCTCTGGATCGCTGTGCGGCCCGGCGAGGAGCGGCTCTCCTGGGATGTATCGCTGGACATCATCTCCGGCTCGACCGTGCACGTGACGGCGTGGCACCCCGAGGTGCTGCCCGCAGGCTGA
- a CDS encoding phosphoenolpyruvate carboxykinase (GTP) has protein sequence MAIAEVFTPRAASVASVRTFGTAPTYDTPAMAELAAWVEEIAALTQPASIHWVDGSRAENDWLLRGLVDEGKLIKLNPEWRPGSYLARSHPSDVARTEGRTYISSENEEDAGPTNNWAPPSEMLAKMTEIFEGSMRGRTMFVVPFSMGPVGGPLSHIGVQVTDSAYAVASIGIMTRVGDAVTRQIADGAPWVKTVHSVGAPLAAGEPDVEWPCNDDKYIVHFPETLEVYSYGSGYGGNAILAKKCFALRIASVIARDEGWLAEHMLLIRVIDPAGKAYHVAAAFPSACGKTNLAMLRPTIPGWRVETLGDDIAWIRPGEDGRLWAINPEAGFFGVAPGTGESTNVTAVETLWGNTIFTNVALRPDGDVWWEGLTDQAPARLTDWEGNDWTPDSDRPAAHPNSRFTVSAAQCPQIAEDWEEAVPLDVILFGGRRATNVPLVVEATDWTHGVFLGSNISSERTAAAEGTVGELRRDPFAMLPFCGYNMADYFGHWLKVGRTLRFDRAPRIFQVNWFRRGADGRFLWPGFGDNSRVVDWIIRRISGEVSTVESPIGRLPHVADLNLDGIDVPEADLEELFSVDAEAWKTEADLTEEFYDTFGDKVPAALRAELASLRYRLDNA, from the coding sequence ATGGCGATCGCCGAAGTCTTCACCCCCCGAGCAGCATCCGTCGCATCCGTGCGCACGTTCGGGACGGCTCCGACGTATGACACCCCCGCCATGGCGGAGCTGGCAGCGTGGGTCGAGGAGATCGCCGCTCTCACGCAGCCCGCGTCGATCCACTGGGTCGACGGCTCGCGCGCCGAGAACGACTGGCTGCTGCGCGGCCTCGTCGACGAGGGCAAGCTCATCAAGCTGAACCCCGAGTGGCGTCCCGGGTCGTACCTCGCCCGCTCGCACCCCAGCGACGTCGCCCGCACCGAGGGGCGCACGTACATCTCGTCCGAGAACGAAGAGGATGCGGGCCCGACCAACAACTGGGCTCCGCCCTCCGAGATGCTCGCGAAGATGACCGAGATCTTCGAGGGCTCTATGCGCGGACGCACGATGTTCGTCGTGCCGTTCTCGATGGGCCCGGTCGGCGGCCCCCTCTCGCACATCGGCGTCCAGGTCACCGACAGTGCCTACGCGGTGGCATCCATCGGCATCATGACCAGGGTCGGCGATGCGGTCACCCGCCAGATCGCCGACGGTGCACCGTGGGTCAAGACCGTCCATTCGGTCGGTGCGCCCCTGGCCGCGGGCGAGCCCGACGTCGAGTGGCCGTGCAACGACGACAAATACATCGTCCACTTCCCCGAGACGCTCGAGGTGTACTCGTACGGCTCCGGATACGGCGGGAATGCGATCCTCGCCAAGAAGTGCTTCGCGCTGCGCATCGCCTCCGTCATCGCCCGCGACGAGGGCTGGCTCGCCGAGCACATGCTCCTGATCCGTGTGATCGACCCCGCAGGCAAGGCCTACCACGTGGCCGCAGCCTTCCCGTCGGCGTGCGGCAAGACGAACCTCGCCATGCTGCGGCCCACGATCCCTGGCTGGCGCGTCGAGACGCTCGGTGACGACATCGCGTGGATCCGTCCCGGCGAGGACGGCCGCCTCTGGGCGATCAACCCCGAGGCCGGCTTCTTCGGCGTCGCGCCCGGCACCGGCGAGTCGACGAACGTGACGGCCGTCGAGACCCTCTGGGGCAACACCATCTTCACCAACGTGGCACTGCGCCCGGACGGCGACGTGTGGTGGGAGGGGTTGACCGATCAGGCGCCCGCTCGCCTCACCGACTGGGAGGGCAACGACTGGACGCCGGATTCGGATCGGCCGGCCGCGCACCCCAACTCCCGCTTCACCGTGTCGGCCGCCCAGTGCCCGCAGATCGCCGAGGACTGGGAGGAGGCGGTGCCGCTCGACGTCATCCTCTTCGGCGGTCGTCGTGCGACCAACGTCCCGCTCGTCGTCGAGGCGACCGACTGGACGCACGGCGTCTTCCTCGGCTCGAACATCTCGTCCGAGCGCACGGCTGCGGCCGAGGGCACCGTCGGCGAGCTGCGTCGCGACCCGTTCGCGATGCTCCCGTTCTGCGGCTACAACATGGCGGACTACTTCGGACACTGGCTCAAGGTCGGTCGCACCCTGCGGTTCGACCGTGCTCCGCGCATCTTCCAGGTGAACTGGTTCCGCCGCGGCGCCGACGGCCGGTTCCTGTGGCCCGGGTTCGGTGACAACTCCCGCGTCGTCGACTGGATCATCCGCCGCATCTCCGGCGAGGTGTCCACCGTCGAGAGTCCCATCGGGCGCCTGCCGCACGTGGCCGACCTCAACCTCGACGGCATCGATGTGCCCGAGGCCGACCTCGAGGAGCTGTTCTCGGTCGACGCTGAGGCCTGGAAGACCGAGGCCGACCTCACCGAGGAGTTCTACGACACCTTCGGCGACAAGGTTCCGGCGGCGCTGCGAGCGGAGCTCGCCTCCCTGCGCTACCGGCTCGACAATGCCTGA
- a CDS encoding XRE family transcriptional regulator, with amino-acid sequence MVTSGIHLATLGHRIRHHRLEKGFTLDELGALVGVAGSQLSLIENGKREPKLSLLQAIAHATGTEVTDLISGEPPNRRAALEIELERAQQSPVFRQLGIAPVRVTKSMSDETIESLLGLHRELQRREREAIATPEEARRANTELRLRMRAQHNYLGDIEKLAEKQLRSAGHVQGALTHRTVSIMAEKLGFELIYVNDLPHSTRSVTDLENGRIYLPPASIPGGHGLRSMALQAMAHRLLGHTPPTDYADFLQQRLEINYFAASCLMPETASVAFLQQAKKDRNLAVEDFRDAFGVTHEAAGMRMTNLLTQHLGMSLHFLRVDATGAITRVYENDDLPLPMDVTGAVEGQRVCRKFQARAAFTQQNRTNEHHQYTDTPSGTFWCSTQTGASTDGEFSITVGVPFDDARWWRGRETADRAVSTCPDEACCRRPSADLTERWNGKAWPSARVHTHMFSPLPRGAFPGVDDNEVYNFLGRHASE; translated from the coding sequence ATGGTCACCTCAGGCATCCACCTCGCCACCCTCGGGCACCGGATCAGGCACCACCGCCTCGAGAAGGGCTTCACCCTCGACGAGCTCGGCGCGCTCGTCGGCGTGGCAGGGTCGCAGCTGAGCTTGATCGAGAACGGCAAGCGCGAGCCGAAACTGTCGCTGCTGCAGGCGATCGCCCACGCCACCGGCACGGAGGTGACCGACCTCATCTCCGGCGAGCCGCCGAACCGGCGTGCCGCTCTCGAGATCGAACTGGAACGCGCGCAGCAGAGCCCCGTGTTCCGCCAGCTCGGGATCGCCCCCGTGCGGGTCACGAAGAGCATGAGTGACGAGACGATCGAGTCACTGCTCGGCCTGCACCGCGAGCTCCAGCGTCGCGAGCGCGAGGCGATCGCCACGCCCGAGGAAGCCAGACGGGCGAACACCGAACTGCGCCTGCGGATGCGCGCGCAGCACAACTACCTCGGAGACATCGAGAAGCTCGCCGAGAAGCAGCTCCGCTCGGCCGGGCACGTGCAGGGCGCGCTGACCCACCGCACCGTGAGCATCATGGCCGAGAAACTCGGTTTCGAGCTGATCTACGTCAACGACCTGCCGCACTCCACGCGCTCGGTCACCGACCTCGAGAACGGCCGTATCTACCTGCCTCCCGCGTCCATCCCCGGCGGGCACGGCCTGCGGTCGATGGCCCTGCAGGCGATGGCGCACCGGCTGCTCGGACACACCCCGCCGACCGACTACGCCGACTTCCTTCAGCAGCGACTGGAGATCAACTACTTCGCCGCGTCATGCCTGATGCCCGAGACGGCGTCGGTCGCCTTCCTGCAGCAGGCGAAGAAGGATCGCAACCTCGCCGTCGAGGACTTCCGCGACGCGTTCGGCGTGACGCACGAGGCCGCGGGGATGCGCATGACGAACCTGCTCACGCAGCACCTCGGGATGTCGCTGCACTTCCTCCGGGTTGATGCCACCGGGGCGATCACACGGGTCTACGAGAACGACGACCTGCCGCTGCCGATGGATGTCACTGGAGCCGTGGAGGGGCAGCGGGTCTGCCGCAAGTTCCAGGCGCGAGCCGCCTTCACGCAGCAGAACCGCACCAATGAGCACCACCAATACACCGACACCCCGTCCGGAACCTTCTGGTGCTCGACGCAGACCGGCGCATCCACCGACGGCGAGTTCTCGATCACGGTGGGCGTCCCGTTCGACGACGCACGCTGGTGGCGCGGACGCGAGACGGCAGACCGGGCCGTGTCGACCTGCCCCGACGAGGCGTGCTGCCGCCGGCCGTCCGCAGACCTCACCGAGCGCTGGAACGGCAAGGCCTGGCCGAGCGCCCGTGTGCACACGCACATGTTCTCGCCGCTCCCCCGCGGCGCGTTCCCGGGCGTCGACGACAACGAGGTCTACAACTTCCTCGGACGTCACGCCAGCGAGTGA
- a CDS encoding winged helix DNA-binding domain-containing protein — MKTETLLSERLRSHRLSAPARSVTEAAAHMLAVQSQDFTAGRWALAARTRGEPTMQVVDRAFGRGELVRSWTMRGTLHVIPARDLRWVMSVTAERQRQQAAGRRRDLGIDAPMVAAAVRAVEPRLRDGGLTRAELFDVFAGIGIEPGGQRGIHLLSELTLDGLICQGPVVAKQGIAREQRFVLVEQHIREHAEPSDPLAELFVRYIDGHGPAGVADFAWWSGLTLGQSREARDRAIDRVVEVDEGMFVAASRPRRSTRSPSVLALGAFDEYYISYADRTTVCAPEHLALVGPGKNGMVRATIVAHGRVIGCWTHASASLGAPAELFEQAADDDAVRAALARFGGFIGA, encoded by the coding sequence ATGAAGACCGAGACCCTGCTGTCGGAGCGTCTGCGTTCGCACCGGCTCAGCGCTCCCGCACGCTCGGTGACGGAGGCGGCGGCCCACATGCTCGCGGTGCAGAGCCAGGACTTCACCGCGGGTAGGTGGGCGCTGGCCGCCCGGACTCGGGGCGAGCCGACCATGCAGGTCGTCGACCGCGCCTTCGGGCGAGGCGAGCTGGTGCGGTCGTGGACCATGCGCGGAACACTGCACGTCATCCCCGCGCGAGACCTGCGCTGGGTGATGTCGGTCACGGCAGAGCGCCAACGGCAGCAGGCGGCTGGCAGACGCCGCGACCTGGGCATCGACGCGCCTATGGTCGCCGCTGCGGTGCGCGCGGTGGAGCCCCGGCTGCGCGACGGTGGGCTGACCCGCGCCGAGCTGTTCGACGTGTTCGCCGGGATCGGCATCGAGCCCGGCGGTCAGCGCGGCATCCATCTGCTGAGCGAGCTCACGCTCGACGGTCTGATCTGTCAGGGGCCGGTGGTGGCGAAGCAGGGGATCGCACGCGAGCAGCGCTTCGTCCTCGTCGAGCAGCACATCCGCGAGCACGCCGAGCCGAGTGATCCGCTGGCCGAGCTCTTCGTCCGCTATATCGACGGTCACGGGCCGGCGGGGGTCGCGGACTTCGCCTGGTGGTCCGGCCTCACGCTCGGGCAGTCCCGCGAGGCGAGAGATCGCGCCATCGACAGGGTCGTCGAGGTCGATGAGGGGATGTTCGTCGCGGCATCGCGTCCCCGGCGGTCGACGAGGTCGCCCTCGGTGCTCGCGCTGGGCGCCTTCGACGAGTACTACATCTCCTACGCCGATCGCACGACGGTCTGCGCGCCAGAGCATCTCGCGCTCGTCGGCCCGGGCAAGAACGGCATGGTGCGCGCGACGATCGTCGCACACGGCCGGGTGATCGGATGCTGGACGCACGCGAGCGCCTCGCTCGGCGCCCCGGCGGAGTTGTTCGAGCAGGCTGCCGATGACGACGCGGTGCGCGCAGCACTGGCCCGGTTCGGGGGCTTCATCGGAGCGTGA